A single region of the Salmo salar chromosome ssa16, Ssal_v3.1, whole genome shotgun sequence genome encodes:
- the LOC106573829 gene encoding ceramide synthase 1 isoform X2, producing the protein MPESSWKLVFYTMSWSYSTYLLFFTNYTFFHDPPSVFYEWKRGMTVPTDIAIAYLIQGSFYGHSIYATVYMDAWRKDSTVMVVHHVITLALITFSYAFRFHNIGLLVLFLHDINDIQLEFTKLNVYFKTRGGGYYLINDILSNMGSVSFSITWFWFRLYWFPLKVLYATCVSSLQSVPNIPFYFFFNSLLLTLLCMNIYWFLYIVAFVAKVLTGQMKDVKDLREYEGEEGAQRAATLLKAQQQSKDAGHLNNSAETQLNNSTEGKNLQNGITKEKHL; encoded by the exons ATGCCAGAGAGCTCGTGGAAGCTGGTCTTCTACACCATGTCCTGGTCATACAGCACCTACCTGCTTTTCTTCACCAACTACACCTTCTTCCACGACCCGCCCTCCGTATTCTATG AATGGAAGCGTGGCATGACGGTGCCCACGGACATCGCCATCGCCTACCTGATCCAGGGCAGCTTCTACGGACACTCCATCTATGCCACGGTCTACATGGATGCCTGGAGGAAGGATTCTACCGTCATGGTGGTGCACCACGTCATCACCCTGGCCCTCATCACCTTCTCCTACGCTTTCAG atTCCACAACATTGGGTTGCTGGTGTTGTTCCTCCACGACATCAATGACATCCAGCTGGAGTTCACCAAGCTCAATGTATACTTCAAGACCCGTGGAGGGGGCTACTACCTCATCAACGACATCCTGTCCAACATGGGCTCTGTAAGCTTCAGCATCACctg GTTTTGGTTTCGTCTCTACTGGTTTCCTCTGAAGGTTCTGTACGCCACCTGTGTGTCCAGCCTCCAGTCCGTCCCAAACATACCCTTCTACTTCTTCTTCAATTCACTCCTCTTGACACTCCTCTGCATGAATATCTACTGGTTTTTG tatatagtggcaTTTGTGGCGAAAGTCCTGACGGGGCAGATGAAGGATGTAAAAGACCTGAGGGAGTACGAGGGTGAGGAGGGAGCCCAGAGGGCCGCAACCCTGCTTAAGGCCCAGCAGCAGAGTAAAGATGCAGGACATCTCAACAATTCTGCTGAAACTCAACTCAACAACTCTACTGAAGG GAAGAACTTGCAGAACGGGATCACCAAGGAGAAGCATCTATAA